The following proteins come from a genomic window of Melospiza georgiana isolate bMelGeo1 chromosome 3, bMelGeo1.pri, whole genome shotgun sequence:
- the RNF8 gene encoding E3 ubiquitin-protein ligase RNF8 isoform X1 — protein sequence MAVHGVPCLAWCLRRVGASGDWLLLEAGTQVTIGRGLDITYQLVSKTCPLMISRKHCVFQQNAEGQWTVRDNKSLNGVWLNKQRLDPSKVYPIAEGDRIELGVPLENRETAEYEYEVIKDEWEKIRPFLAQRSDLGKAKSSRPKRKFSLEELETCESEGPSNSRCKRDRMSCGNEPLDKSWGQAEEAKRLTEKMDVKLPSPGPSEGDGAPVHGSPLHSKAVTVPQQDQKGSGLVESWTGLKKLRKSLEDTMKLKVKVQEKQTAVLNVKQKHRKCDQKEILVMEQELQELQNQLCMEQEHQQQQVEELERTFCKEQQKLEGEKCQQGEENLKEQLAQVLQEHRALMEELNRNKKDFEEIIRAKNKELEETKEEKEKVRAQKEEVLNQMNDVLENELQCTICSEHFIEAVTLNCAHSFCSYCINEWTKRKVECPICRQEIKSQTRSLVLDNCINRMVEKLDVEMKEHRLSLIRERKEKQNVMVKPATGSDNGVPSTTYSISSMNSCDSEDSEEDSSYSESYYVI from the exons ATGGCGGTGCACGGGGTGCCGTGCCTGGCCTGGTGCCTCCGCCGAGTCGGGGCCAGCGGCGACTGGCTCCTGCTGGAGGCCGGCACGCAG GTGACTATTGGCCGAGGATTAGATATCACGTACCAGCTGGTGTCAAAAACCTGTCCCCTGATGATCTCTCGTAAGCACTGTGTCTTCCAGCAGAATGCAGAAGGGCAGTGGACTGTCAGGGATAACAAG AGTCTAAATGGAGTTTGGCTTAATAAACAGCGCCTGGATCCATCAAAAGTCTATCCTATTGCTGAAGGAGACCGTATCGAGTTGGGAGTGCCTTTGGAAAACAGAGAGACTGCTGAATACGAGTATGAAGTGATTAAAGATGAATGGGAGAAAATTAGACCCTTTTTAGCCCAGAGAAGTGACCTGGGGAAAGCTAAGAGTTCAAGACCTAAACGTAAATTTAGTTTGGAGGAATTGGAGACATGTGAATCAGAAGGCCCTTCAAACTCCAGATGCAAAAGAGACAGAATGTCCTGTGGCAATGAACCTTTAGATAAATCATGGGGACAGGCAGAAGAGGCCAAACGGCTAACAGAGAAGATGGATGTCAAGCTGCCTTCTCCTGGGCCCAGTGAGGGGGACGGTGCTCCAGTGCATGGTAGCCCTCTGCACTCCAAAGCTGTGACTGTCCCCCAGCAGGACCAGAAAGGCTCCGGTCTTGTAGAGTCATGGACTGGCTTGAAAAAGCTGAGGAAATCTCTAGAAGATACAATGAAATTAAAGGTTAAAGTGCAGGAGAAGCAGACTGCAGTTCTAAATGTCAAGCAGAAGCACAGGAAATGTGATCAGAAGGAGATCCTAGTAATggaacaggagctgcaggagttGCAGAACCAACTCTGCATGGAGCAagagcatcagcagcagcaggtggaagagctggagaggaCATTCTGtaaagagcagcagaagctAGAG GGAGAAAAATGTCAACAAGGCGAAGAGAATCTGAAGGAGCAGCTAGCCCAGGTCCTGCAAGAG CATCGTGCTTTGATGGAAGAACTGAATCGTAATAAAAAAGATTTTGAGGAGATAATTCGAGCCAAGAATAAAGAACTGGAAGAAACCAAG gaggagaaggaaaaggtgaGAGCCCAAAAAGAAGAGGTGTTGAATCAGATGAATGATGTGTTGGAGAATGAGTTGCAGTGCACAATCTGTTCTGAGCACTTTATCGAG GCAGTGACTCTGAACTGTGCACACAGCTTCTGCTCCTACTGCATCAATGAGTGGACAAAACGTAAAGTGGAGTGCCCTATCTGCAGGCAGGAGATCAAATCACAGACACGCTCTCTGGTGCTGGACAACTGCATTAACAGGATGGTAGAAAAACTGGATGTGGAAATGAAAGAGCATCGCCTGAGCCTTATCAGAGAGCGGAAAG AGAAACAGAATGTGATGGTGAAGCCAGCCACAGGCAGTGACAACGGTGTCCCTTCTACCACCTACTCCATCTCGTCAATGAACAGTTGTGACAGTGAGGACTCTGAGGAGGATTCTTCCTATAGTGAAAGCTACTATGTTATCTGA
- the RNF8 gene encoding E3 ubiquitin-protein ligase RNF8 isoform X2, which translates to MAVHGVPCLAWCLRRVGASGDWLLLEAGTQVTIGRGLDITYQLVSKTCPLMISRKHCVFQQNAEGQWTVRDNKSLNGVWLNKQRLDPSKVYPIAEGDRIELGVPLENRETAEYEYEVIKDEWEKIRPFLAQRSDLGKAKSSRPKRKFSLEELETCESEGPSNSRCKRDRMSCGNEPLDKSWGQAEEAKRLTEKMDVKLPSPGPSEGDGAPVHGSPLHSKAVTVPQQDQKGSGLVESWTGLKKLRKSLEDTMKLKVKVQEKQTAVLNVKQKHRKCDQKEILVMEQELQELQNQLCMEQEHQQQQVEELERTFCKEQQKLEGEKCQQGEENLKEQLAQVLQEHRALMEELNRNKKDFEEIIRAKNKELEETKEEKEKVRAQKEEVLNQMNDVLENELQCTICSEHFIEAVTLNCAHSFCSYCINEWTKRKVECPICRQEIKSQTRSLVLDNCINRMVEKLDVEMKEHRLSLIRERKGERETECDGEASHRQ; encoded by the exons ATGGCGGTGCACGGGGTGCCGTGCCTGGCCTGGTGCCTCCGCCGAGTCGGGGCCAGCGGCGACTGGCTCCTGCTGGAGGCCGGCACGCAG GTGACTATTGGCCGAGGATTAGATATCACGTACCAGCTGGTGTCAAAAACCTGTCCCCTGATGATCTCTCGTAAGCACTGTGTCTTCCAGCAGAATGCAGAAGGGCAGTGGACTGTCAGGGATAACAAG AGTCTAAATGGAGTTTGGCTTAATAAACAGCGCCTGGATCCATCAAAAGTCTATCCTATTGCTGAAGGAGACCGTATCGAGTTGGGAGTGCCTTTGGAAAACAGAGAGACTGCTGAATACGAGTATGAAGTGATTAAAGATGAATGGGAGAAAATTAGACCCTTTTTAGCCCAGAGAAGTGACCTGGGGAAAGCTAAGAGTTCAAGACCTAAACGTAAATTTAGTTTGGAGGAATTGGAGACATGTGAATCAGAAGGCCCTTCAAACTCCAGATGCAAAAGAGACAGAATGTCCTGTGGCAATGAACCTTTAGATAAATCATGGGGACAGGCAGAAGAGGCCAAACGGCTAACAGAGAAGATGGATGTCAAGCTGCCTTCTCCTGGGCCCAGTGAGGGGGACGGTGCTCCAGTGCATGGTAGCCCTCTGCACTCCAAAGCTGTGACTGTCCCCCAGCAGGACCAGAAAGGCTCCGGTCTTGTAGAGTCATGGACTGGCTTGAAAAAGCTGAGGAAATCTCTAGAAGATACAATGAAATTAAAGGTTAAAGTGCAGGAGAAGCAGACTGCAGTTCTAAATGTCAAGCAGAAGCACAGGAAATGTGATCAGAAGGAGATCCTAGTAATggaacaggagctgcaggagttGCAGAACCAACTCTGCATGGAGCAagagcatcagcagcagcaggtggaagagctggagaggaCATTCTGtaaagagcagcagaagctAGAG GGAGAAAAATGTCAACAAGGCGAAGAGAATCTGAAGGAGCAGCTAGCCCAGGTCCTGCAAGAG CATCGTGCTTTGATGGAAGAACTGAATCGTAATAAAAAAGATTTTGAGGAGATAATTCGAGCCAAGAATAAAGAACTGGAAGAAACCAAG gaggagaaggaaaaggtgaGAGCCCAAAAAGAAGAGGTGTTGAATCAGATGAATGATGTGTTGGAGAATGAGTTGCAGTGCACAATCTGTTCTGAGCACTTTATCGAG GCAGTGACTCTGAACTGTGCACACAGCTTCTGCTCCTACTGCATCAATGAGTGGACAAAACGTAAAGTGGAGTGCCCTATCTGCAGGCAGGAGATCAAATCACAGACACGCTCTCTGGTGCTGGACAACTGCATTAACAGGATGGTAGAAAAACTGGATGTGGAAATGAAAGAGCATCGCCTGAGCCTTATCAGAGAGCGGAAAGGTGAGAG AGAAACAGAATGTGATGGTGAAGCCAGCCACAGGCAGTGA
- the AARS2 gene encoding alanine--tRNA ligase, mitochondrial yields MAAAARLRRRLLLEVPWRWRCSPRRCGAACPSAGQIRAAFLRFFEERHGHRRLPSAPVRPRGDPRLLFVNAGMNQFKPIFLGTVHPRSELAQHRRVVNSQKCVRAGGKHNDLEDVGRDTYHHTFFEMLGNWSFGDYFKEEACSMAWELLTEVYEIPRDRLYVTYFGGDPSLGLSADEECRDVWLRLGVPASHVLPFSLKDNFWEMGDTGPCGPCTEIHYDHVGGGRNAAALVNQGSPDVVEIWNLVFMQYSREVEGNLLPLPQHHVDTGMGLERLVTVLQNKRSNYDTDLFTPILDAIHKGCRAPRYQGLVGNADVGHVNMAYRVVADHVRTLCVCITDGIYPGFSGAELVLRRILRRAVRFCSEVLQAPPGLLASLVPTVVEVLGDAYPELTRNANQIKDIINENEAAFLSSLERGRRIIERTVQQMEPSTNFPAEVAWSLYGSLGFPLDLIDLMLEEKGISLDSAAFNELVLEDAKRKAGGPQAGEPGSTNTHLDVHSLARLQGSRVPATDDSPKYAYALGQHGHYEFSPCQATVLMLYRDQCLQKEVGAGQRCGVILDRTNFYAQQGGQDSDQGYMIRLGQQDVLFPVESVHLCGGYVIHEVTAVETLRAGDQVQLFVDEARRLACMTNHTATHLLNFALRRVLGDSTEQRGSHVTPERLRFDFDTKGHVTVEQLQQVEQVVQDLIQKNEVVHMAEVPLTLARRVEGVRAVDEGYPDPVRIVSLGVPVENVLTCDSKAAMQTSVELCCGTHLLQTGSVEDLAIISERQLVKGISRVIAVTGGRAKEAREVGQCLAMEVDSVSLRMKQRVTSIPEMQNLSKEVGHLTKVVASTAMPQWQRKELQTILKALQRTANTAVKKLELQQAEKVAQILLAKYCNQPVIIDTIPVDSLSILMKVVNQLCDKSPGTSVLLLSPQASGEVLCACQVSKSCLPGFSAADWAVAVCTQMEGRAGGSPIVAKGSGNAKGMQGALTTALEFAQSKL; encoded by the exons ATGGCTGCGGCCGCCCGGCTCCGGCggcggctgctgctggaggtgccGTGGCGCTGGCGCTGCAGCCCCCGCCGCTGCGGTGCCGCCTGCCCCTCGGCGGGGCAGATCCGCGCCGCCTTCCTGCGCTTCTTCGAGGAGCGCCACGGCCACCGCCGCCTGCCCTCGGCCCCCGTGCGGCCCCGCGGCGACCCGCGCCTCCTCTTCGTCAACGCGGGCATGAACCAG TTCAAGCCCATTTTCCTGGGCACGGTGCACCCCCGGAGCGAGCTGGCCCAGCACCGGCGCGTGGTGAACAGCCAGAAGTGTGTGCGTGCGGGAGGGAAGCACAACGACCTGGAGGATGTGGGCCGAGATACTTACCATCACACCTTCTTCGAGATGCTGGGGAACTGGTCCTTTGGGGATTACTTTAAG GAGGAGGCATGTAGCATGGCCTGGGAGCTCTTGACAGAGGTCTATGAGATCCCCAGAGATCGTCTCTACGTCACCTACTTTGGGGGCGACCCCTCGCTGGGGCTGAGCGCAGATGAGGAGTGCAGGGACGTGTGGCTCCGCCTGGG GGTTCCTGCCAGTCACGTGCTTCCTTTCTCATTGAAGGATAACTTCTGGGAGATGGGAGACACAGGCCCCTGTGGTCCCTGCACAGAGATCCACTATGACCACGTGGGtggtggcagaaatgctgcagcacTGGTGAACCAGGGCAGCCCCGATGTAGTGGAGATCTGGAACTTGGTTTTCATGCAGTACAGCAG AGAGGTGGAGGGGAATCTCCTTCCCTTGCCACAGCACCACGTGGATACAGGAATGGGTCTGGAAAGGCTGGTGACAGTGCTGCAGAACAAACGTTCCAACTATGACACAGATCTCTTCACTCCCATCTTGGATGCCATTCACAAG GGCTGCAGGGCACCCAGATACCAAGGTTTGGTCGGGAATGCTGATGTTGGGCATGTGAACATGGCCTACCGCGTGGTGGCAGATCACGTCCgcaccctgtgtgtgtgcatcacTGATGGCATCTACCCAGGCTTCTCTGGAGCAGA ACTGGTGCTGCGTCGGATCCTGCGCAGGGCTGTGCGCTTTTGCTCTGAAGTTCTGCAGGCTCCCCCTGGGCTCCTGGCCTCCCTGGTGCCTACTGTAGTGGAAGTGCTC GGAGATGCTTATCCAGAGCTGACAAGGAATGCCAACCAG ATCAAGGATATCATCAATGAGAACGAGGCCGCATTTCTGTCCTCCCTGGAGCGTGGGAGGCGTATCATCGAGCGCACGGTGCAGCAGATGGAGCCCTCCACAAATTTCCCAG CTGAAGTAGCCTGGTCTCTCTATGGGAGTTTAGGATTCCCTCTGGATCTGATTGACTTGATGCTTGAAGAGAAGGGAATCAGTTTGGACTCAGCTGCTTTTAATGAACTTGTTCTGGAAGATGCAAAG cGGAAGGCTGGTGGCCCCCAGGCAGGAGAGCCAGGGAGCACCAACACCCACCTGGATGTGCACTCGCTGGCtcggctgcagggcagcagggtgcCTGCCACAGACGACTCTCCCAAGTACGCCTACGCCCTGGGGCAGCACGGGCACTACG AGTTCAGCCCGTGCCAGGCCACTGTGCTGATGCTGTACAGAGATCAGTGTCTCCAGAAGGAGGTAGGGGCAGGGCAGCGCTGTGGTGTCATCTTGGACAGGACTAACTTCTAtgcacagcagggagggcaggactCTGACCAAGGCTACATGATACGTTTAGGACAGCAG GATGTACTCTTCCCTGTAGAGTCAGTTCATCTCTGTGGTGGCTACGTGATCCATGAGGTCACTGCTGTGGAGACCCTGCGTGCTGGCGACCAAGTGCAGCTCTTTGTGGATGAG GCGCGGCGCCTGGCCTGCATGACGAACCACACTGCCACCCACCTGCTGAACTTCGCGCTCCGGCGCGTGCTGGGGGACAGCACCGAGCAGCGGGGCTCCCACGTGACACCAGAGCGGCTGCGCTTCGACTTTGACACCAAG GGCCATGTGActgtggagcagctgcagcaagtGGAGCAAGTGGTCCAGGACCTGATCCAGAAAAATGAGGTGGTGCATATGGCTGAAGTGCCCCTCACACTGGCAAGAAGAGTTGAGGGAGTCCGTGCAGTGGATGAG GGCTATCCAGATCCAGTGAGGATAGTgtccctgggggtccctgtggaGAATGTGCTGACCTGTGACTCCAAGGCTGCAATGCAGACCTCTgtggagctctgctgtgggac GCACCTTCTCCAGACAGGCTCTGTGGAAGACCTGGCCATCATCAGCGAGCGCCAGCTTGTCAAAGGCATTAGCCGTGTCATTGCAGTGACAGGGGGACGAGCCAAAGAG GCCCGGGAAGTAGGCCAGTGCTTGGCTATGGAAGTGGACTCTGTCTCCCTACGGATGAAGCAGAGGGTCACCTCTATTCCTGAGATGCAGAACCTCTCCAAAGAAGTGGGCCACTTGACCAAA GTGGTGGCCAGCACTGCAATGCCCCAGTGGCAAAGAAAAGAACTGCAGACCATCCTGAAAGCACTACAGCGAACAGCCAACACAGCTGTCAAGaaactggagctgcagcag GCTGAGAAGGTGGCACAAATCTTGCTAGCAAAATACTGCAACCAGCCTGTCATCATTGATACTATCCCAGTTGATTCCCTCTCT ATCCTAATGAAAGTAGTGAACCAGCTGTGTGACAAGTCTCCTGGCACCTCAGTCTTGCTGCTCAGCCCTCAGGCTTCGGGTGAGGTGCTCTGTGCCTGTCAGGTGTCCAAG agctgcctccctgGTTTCTCTGCTGCTGACTGGGCTGTGGCTGTCTGTACTCAGATggaagggagggcaggaggctCTCCCATCGTGGCTAAGGGCAGTGGAAATGCCAAAGGCATGCAGGGAGCCCTGACCACTGCACTGGAGTTCGCTCAGAGCAAACTGTGA